The following are encoded in a window of Nitrospirota bacterium genomic DNA:
- a CDS encoding FAD-dependent monooxygenase: MVDMIEQADVAVVGAGGGGAVLALALAKQGISTVVLDQAAGPPQGLRGEILQPNGQHVLDRLGVLQSLPTDATRSVRHFHFCRAGGKRLCSIDYNDLPEPYNRAIVTLPNVAHHAIVAAVQQQQSAILRYGTSFAGLLREGNKVVGLTTQGPEGTSTVRAKIVVGADGAFSKVREALQIPVDLHRYPDGYLIAILESEEPISESFYYVGHKTILGLFPATGNKVYLFYMIPSGSIEAVKQRGIPALQQAWSQIAPQFSGLFRGLRDWNQTAYMPTGRVRTPTWVADGALLIGDAAHAMNPHASQGRMQAMVDAMALSDLLPGCLADKDYSADRLKEFERVRRPHVTMLQQLADQQVFYWNTGNPVVAFLRDRVFQTLDRNARLRYQVLSTTAGLRATAPFDLIDRVIAAGFLPDFRANETAPHPKSS, translated from the coding sequence ATGGTAGATATGATTGAGCAGGCTGATGTGGCGGTGGTAGGAGCCGGGGGCGGTGGAGCCGTCCTCGCGTTGGCGCTGGCGAAGCAGGGGATCAGCACGGTCGTGCTGGATCAGGCTGCCGGTCCACCCCAGGGATTGCGGGGAGAAATTCTCCAACCGAACGGACAGCATGTGCTCGATCGCCTGGGCGTCTTGCAATCGTTGCCGACCGATGCGACCAGATCCGTGCGACACTTTCATTTCTGCCGGGCCGGAGGCAAGCGCCTCTGTAGCATCGACTACAATGACCTGCCAGAACCGTACAATCGCGCCATCGTGACCTTGCCGAATGTGGCCCACCATGCCATCGTCGCAGCGGTGCAGCAGCAGCAGAGCGCGATTCTTCGTTATGGGACCTCTTTCGCCGGACTGTTGCGCGAGGGAAACAAGGTGGTGGGATTGACCACGCAAGGACCGGAAGGGACGAGCACGGTCCGCGCTAAGATTGTCGTCGGCGCCGACGGGGCCTTTTCGAAAGTGCGCGAGGCTCTGCAGATTCCCGTCGATCTGCATCGCTATCCCGATGGCTATCTGATTGCGATTCTCGAATCGGAGGAGCCCATCTCCGAATCGTTTTACTATGTCGGGCACAAGACCATTTTGGGTTTGTTTCCTGCGACGGGAAATAAAGTCTATCTGTTCTACATGATCCCGAGCGGCTCGATAGAGGCCGTGAAGCAGCGGGGTATTCCCGCGCTGCAGCAGGCCTGGAGTCAGATCGCGCCACAGTTCTCCGGGCTGTTCCGTGGTTTACGCGATTGGAACCAGACCGCCTATATGCCGACCGGGCGGGTGCGGACGCCGACCTGGGTGGCGGATGGCGCCCTGTTGATCGGTGATGCCGCCCATGCCATGAATCCCCATGCCTCGCAGGGGCGTATGCAGGCGATGGTCGATGCAATGGCGCTGTCCGATCTCTTGCCGGGCTGTTTAGCTGATAAGGATTATTCGGCCGACCGGCTGAAAGAGTTTGAACGAGTTAGACGGCCGCATGTGACGATGTTGCAGCAGTTGGCCGATCAACAAGTGTTCTATTGGAATACGGGCAATCCGGTCGTGGCTTTCCTGCGCGATCGCGTCTTTCAGACCTTGGATCGGAATGCACGGCTGCGGTATCAGGTCCTCTCGACCACGGCGGGGTTGCGAGCGACCGCGCCCTTCGACCTGATCGACCGCGTGATCGCTGCGGGGTTTCTCCCGGATTTTCGCGCGAATGAAACGGCTCCACATCCGAAGTCTTCATGA
- a CDS encoding TPM domain-containing protein, which yields MTKILNIAMVCCLVLVAGIAQAVPYDRPKIQLPEPRGYVSDHGQVVNAEWKERIRSVCQDLERKTGVEMVVVTVPNIKPFGTVNEYATAIYAKWGIGSAQQEHGVMVLVSVEDRQVAITLGRQMLPVITPTVMNQVGHEHLQPFIDRGQFGEGLYRTVVSLAAPAQEIRVGTLSKTHFKGVGFWITLFTSIGAISFFWWISRPDLRHPYRRIQKGEYWGTGQGGFGGNFGGFGGGTGSDGWR from the coding sequence ATGACGAAGATCCTCAACATCGCAATGGTCTGTTGTCTCGTCCTCGTTGCGGGGATCGCTCAGGCGGTGCCCTACGATCGGCCCAAGATCCAATTGCCGGAGCCGCGAGGTTATGTGAGCGACCATGGACAGGTGGTCAATGCGGAATGGAAAGAACGTATCCGGTCTGTCTGTCAGGATCTGGAGCGGAAGACCGGCGTGGAAATGGTCGTGGTGACGGTCCCGAACATCAAACCCTTCGGGACGGTCAATGAATATGCGACGGCGATCTATGCCAAGTGGGGCATTGGGTCCGCGCAACAAGAGCATGGCGTCATGGTGCTGGTATCGGTGGAGGACCGACAAGTCGCGATCACGCTGGGCCGGCAGATGTTGCCGGTGATTACCCCCACGGTGATGAATCAAGTCGGACATGAGCATCTGCAGCCGTTCATCGACCGGGGCCAGTTCGGCGAAGGGCTCTATCGCACCGTGGTCTCGCTCGCCGCGCCGGCGCAGGAAATCAGGGTCGGGACGCTCTCGAAGACCCATTTCAAAGGTGTCGGTTTCTGGATCACCCTCTTCACCAGCATCGGAGCCATCTCTTTCTTCTGGTGGATCAGCCGACCGGACCTCCGGCATCCCTATCGTCGGATTCAGAAAGGCGAGTATTGGGGGACGGGGCAGGGGGGATTCGGGGGGAACTTCGGGGGATTTGGAGGGGGGACGGGAAGCGACGGGTGGCGGTAA
- a CDS encoding fused MFS/spermidine synthase translates to MAIVWSVTVFLSAFLLFLVQPMMAKMILPMLGGTPAVWNTCMLFYQATLLAGYGYVHLLSSRVDPRRQLVIHLALLALPLLLLPIGLPAGWTPPDETNPVFWVLLLLTVAIGLPFFVLSTTAPLLQKWFSWTDHRSAKDPYFLYAASNAGSMLGLLSYPFVIEPWLPLRGADQLTQTLLWSFGYGALVLLILVCAWFVRSTHKSRGTEAAADMGQQAIAPLSPVSTGLLVRWVLLAFIPSSMLLGATTHITLNVAAIPLLWVVPLSLYLLSFIIVFAKWPAANHRAMVLVLPLVLLLMAFDMMPNAPALSYWMKLFLPLAGLGVVAMVCHGELARTRPPTDRLTLFYLLMSVGGALGGLFNALIAPVVFTDIYEYEIVMVLACFILPSLLEKDPLWTARWSPYRWSVGKGQAGDWAWVLGVALVTGLFMWFIRPLKDPAFLLVMVCTGLPFLLCYAAVGRPVRLGLSLAAVLVMANTVSAWFGAPVLYQTRTFFGVLKVEYTKENNTRQLVHGTTNHGIQRVEPEFRRESVSYFHPTGPYGQVFAAFSGSKAKKNIAVTGLGIAALANYCEQGQSLTYYEIDPAVVTIAQDPQLFTYYDDATARGVALRVVVGDARLKMEDAPDAGYDMIIMDAFTSDAIPVHLLTREAMEMYLRKLAPGGLLVTHISNRYLALEPVLGNLAEALGLVALKQFDFANGVPFKSGADLVVMAREVEALGPLATDPRWSPVDRVPSVGTWSDDFSNVVSIIKWGI, encoded by the coding sequence ATGGCAATCGTGTGGTCGGTGACGGTTTTTCTGAGCGCCTTCTTGCTGTTCTTAGTGCAGCCGATGATGGCGAAGATGATCCTCCCGATGTTGGGGGGCACCCCGGCTGTGTGGAACACCTGCATGTTGTTCTATCAGGCGACCCTGTTGGCCGGGTATGGTTACGTCCATCTCCTGAGCTCGCGTGTGGACCCTCGACGCCAGCTCGTCATTCATCTTGCCTTGCTGGCCCTGCCGTTGCTGCTGTTGCCGATCGGCCTGCCTGCCGGCTGGACTCCTCCGGATGAGACGAATCCTGTGTTCTGGGTGCTCCTGCTCCTGACGGTCGCCATTGGTCTGCCGTTTTTTGTGCTGTCCACCACGGCGCCCCTGCTGCAGAAATGGTTTTCCTGGACGGATCATCGGTCAGCGAAGGACCCGTACTTTCTCTATGCCGCGAGTAATGCCGGCAGTATGCTGGGACTGCTCAGCTATCCATTTGTGATCGAGCCGTGGCTCCCTCTGAGAGGCGCCGATCAACTGACGCAGACGCTGCTCTGGAGCTTCGGATACGGCGCACTGGTTCTGCTCATCCTCGTCTGCGCATGGTTCGTGAGATCTACACACAAGAGCCGGGGAACGGAGGCGGCGGCCGATATGGGCCAGCAGGCCATAGCTCCGCTCTCCCCTGTATCGACGGGCCTGCTCGTGCGATGGGTCCTGCTGGCCTTTATTCCTTCCAGCATGCTTCTCGGCGCGACCACCCATATCACCCTCAACGTCGCGGCGATCCCGTTGCTGTGGGTCGTTCCACTCTCGCTCTATCTGCTGAGTTTCATCATTGTGTTTGCCAAATGGCCGGCGGCCAATCACCGGGCCATGGTGCTTGTCCTCCCGTTGGTCCTGCTACTCATGGCCTTTGACATGATGCCCAACGCACCAGCCTTGTCCTATTGGATGAAACTCTTCCTTCCTCTCGCGGGATTGGGAGTGGTGGCCATGGTCTGTCATGGCGAGCTGGCGAGAACCAGGCCGCCGACGGACCGGCTCACGTTGTTTTATCTCCTCATGTCTGTCGGTGGCGCGCTCGGCGGCCTCTTCAATGCGCTGATCGCCCCGGTGGTCTTCACGGACATTTATGAGTACGAGATCGTCATGGTGCTCGCCTGTTTCATCCTGCCGTCCTTACTGGAGAAGGATCCGCTCTGGACTGCCCGATGGTCTCCGTACCGTTGGTCTGTCGGGAAAGGACAGGCGGGAGATTGGGCCTGGGTGCTGGGTGTGGCGCTCGTGACCGGCCTCTTTATGTGGTTCATTCGCCCGTTGAAGGACCCGGCATTCCTGTTGGTGATGGTCTGCACAGGCCTGCCATTCTTGCTTTGCTATGCCGCGGTAGGAAGGCCCGTTCGCCTGGGGCTCAGTCTCGCAGCGGTCCTGGTGATGGCGAATACGGTCAGCGCCTGGTTCGGGGCCCCGGTGCTGTATCAAACTCGCACGTTCTTCGGTGTCTTAAAGGTCGAATATACAAAGGAGAACAACACGCGCCAGTTGGTGCATGGCACGACCAATCATGGAATCCAGCGTGTCGAACCGGAGTTCCGGCGTGAGTCCGTAAGCTATTTTCATCCGACCGGTCCCTATGGGCAGGTGTTTGCGGCCTTCAGCGGGTCGAAGGCCAAGAAGAATATCGCCGTGACAGGGTTGGGTATCGCGGCCTTGGCGAATTACTGCGAGCAGGGACAATCCTTAACCTATTACGAGATCGATCCCGCGGTCGTGACGATCGCGCAAGACCCCCAGCTCTTTACCTATTACGACGATGCGACGGCACGAGGGGTGGCCCTGCGCGTGGTGGTCGGCGACGCGCGGCTGAAGATGGAGGACGCGCCGGATGCCGGCTATGACATGATCATCATGGACGCCTTTACCTCCGATGCGATTCCGGTTCATCTCCTCACCCGCGAAGCCATGGAGATGTATCTGCGAAAGCTGGCTCCTGGTGGACTCCTGGTCACGCACATCTCGAACCGGTACCTGGCTCTTGAGCCGGTGTTGGGCAATCTTGCGGAAGCGCTCGGGCTTGTGGCGCTGAAGCAATTCGATTTCGCGAACGGGGTACCCTTCAAGTCCGGAGCCGATCTGGTCGTGATGGCGAGGGAAGTTGAGGCGCTAGGGCCGCTCGCGACGGACCCCCGGTGGTCGCCAGTGGACAGGGTCCCGTCTGTCGGGACCTGGTCTGACGATTTCTCTAACGTGGTGAGCATCATCAAGTGGGGGATCTAA
- a CDS encoding zinc-dependent peptidase, which produces MIVTQEMNSRNLRQALIVAGLVAWAAGLVVWLAPLLWFLLALIPFSYWWVRRRYLRRVTVMQQPFPDEWEQILRTHVVFFVALNDAKKTRFRHLVQIFLDEILITGIRTEVDETTRVLVAASAAIPIFGFHDWEYHRLREVLIYPDAFDDAYQSHGGPDEHILGMVGLHHLSGVMILSKPALLAGFANQDDAKNVGVHEFAHLVERGANEYGLPPEVPWMVVRQWVRYVARELDRPSKHHDHVSDYAYTNEHEYFAVLAEYFFTSPELLKRRDPALYAMLRGMFHQDTSTLLSLVPRRRQGVRRNAPCPCGSGKKYKHCCRAGQAKRS; this is translated from the coding sequence ATGATCGTGACTCAGGAGATGAATAGCCGGAATCTGCGGCAGGCGCTCATCGTCGCCGGCCTGGTCGCCTGGGCTGCGGGCCTGGTGGTCTGGCTTGCCCCCCTGCTCTGGTTCCTGCTGGCACTGATTCCGTTCAGTTACTGGTGGGTGCGGCGGCGCTATCTCCGGCGGGTGACCGTGATGCAGCAACCCTTTCCTGACGAGTGGGAACAGATTCTCCGCACGCATGTCGTCTTCTTCGTGGCGTTGAACGATGCGAAGAAGACGCGATTCCGGCACCTGGTGCAGATTTTTCTCGACGAGATCCTGATTACGGGTATTCGCACGGAGGTGGATGAGACGACTCGGGTGCTGGTGGCGGCCAGTGCGGCGATTCCGATCTTCGGCTTCCACGACTGGGAATACCATCGACTGCGTGAGGTGCTGATCTACCCGGATGCCTTCGACGACGCCTACCAGAGCCATGGGGGGCCCGATGAGCACATTCTCGGGATGGTCGGGCTGCACCATTTAAGCGGGGTGATGATTCTCTCCAAACCGGCACTCCTGGCAGGATTCGCCAATCAGGATGACGCGAAAAATGTTGGAGTACACGAGTTTGCACATCTAGTCGAGCGAGGGGCGAACGAGTATGGGCTCCCGCCTGAGGTGCCCTGGATGGTGGTCCGGCAATGGGTGCGCTACGTGGCCCGGGAACTGGATCGTCCTTCGAAGCATCACGACCACGTCAGCGACTATGCCTATACCAACGAACACGAATACTTCGCCGTCCTGGCCGAGTATTTCTTCACCTCGCCGGAGCTGTTGAAACGCCGGGATCCCGCCCTGTATGCCATGCTGCGCGGTATGTTTCACCAGGACACGAGTACGCTGCTTTCGTTGGTGCCCCGGCGTCGTCAGGGAGTCCGCCGCAACGCGCCCTGCCCCTGCGGCAGCGGCAAAAAATACAAACATTGCTGCCGCGCAGGACAGGCGAAGCGCAGCTAG
- a CDS encoding DNA alkylation repair protein, with amino-acid sequence MAEPLKNHFGANIPRTIAEMIVVVYPAFPKAQFLRTALKSYDSLELMPRGRHIARALRQHLPDDYEEAIEILLASLGPDVPKQTGNGGMAPFFYMPHTMFVQEYGLDHFEPSMRAQYELTQRFTAEFSIRPFLERHREATLARLTQWATDPSPDVRRLVSEGTRPRLPWAPRLREFQADPQPVLALLDLLKDDPDLYVRRSVANNLNDIGKDHPALLAETAKKWMRNATEERRWLIRHALRSAVKRGEPGALHVLGAGHEANVVLRQNSITPSLVRVGQSVTVAVELKNAQSTPQRVMVDFRIHFVKANGSTTPKVFKLKLVELAPRASLSLKKTVSLKPMTTRTHYPGQHRVDLLLNGRATPLGTFELLAR; translated from the coding sequence ATGGCAGAACCGCTCAAGAATCATTTCGGCGCCAATATTCCCCGCACCATTGCCGAGATGATCGTCGTGGTCTATCCCGCCTTTCCCAAGGCTCAGTTTCTTCGTACCGCTCTAAAGAGTTATGACTCGCTGGAGCTCATGCCCCGCGGGCGGCACATCGCACGGGCGTTGCGCCAACATCTTCCGGATGACTACGAAGAGGCCATCGAAATCCTCCTGGCCTCGCTCGGTCCCGACGTCCCGAAGCAAACAGGCAACGGAGGGATGGCCCCCTTCTTCTATATGCCGCACACCATGTTCGTACAGGAATATGGGCTCGACCATTTCGAACCCTCGATGCGGGCGCAGTATGAATTGACGCAGCGCTTTACCGCCGAGTTCAGCATCCGCCCCTTTCTGGAGCGTCATCGAGAGGCCACGTTGGCGCGACTGACCCAATGGGCGACCGATCCCAGTCCCGACGTGCGCCGACTGGTCTCGGAAGGGACGAGGCCGCGGTTGCCCTGGGCCCCGCGCTTGCGAGAGTTTCAGGCAGACCCGCAACCGGTGCTGGCCCTGCTCGACTTGCTGAAAGACGACCCGGACCTCTATGTGCGCCGATCGGTGGCGAATAATCTGAACGACATCGGGAAGGACCATCCGGCCTTGCTCGCAGAGACCGCCAAGAAGTGGATGCGGAACGCGACGGAGGAGCGGCGCTGGTTGATCCGCCATGCCTTACGCTCTGCCGTGAAGCGGGGTGAGCCAGGTGCGTTGCACGTGTTGGGTGCCGGACATGAAGCGAACGTGGTCCTGCGACAGAACTCCATCACGCCAAGCCTGGTGCGAGTGGGCCAGTCGGTGACTGTGGCAGTCGAACTCAAAAACGCCCAATCGACACCACAGCGAGTGATGGTCGATTTCAGAATTCATTTCGTGAAAGCCAACGGCTCAACGACACCGAAAGTGTTCAAGCTCAAGCTGGTCGAACTTGCCCCGCGCGCGAGCCTCTCACTCAAGAAGACTGTGTCCCTCAAGCCCATGACCACCCGCACACATTATCCGGGACAGCACCGGGTGGACCTCCTGCTCAACGGCCGCGCCACACCCCTCGGCACGTTCGAACTGCTCGCGCGGTGA
- a CDS encoding TIM44-like domain-containing protein, which produces MNRTTIITACIILMSLLGAQNVSLTGAKGGSWIGPMLFGATESSAQSSDGDAPATEPRTTSGGPGSGGILLMLLFLGAAVVLYYLKIQRPSLPDFSGVTGRDPSVDKISTRRSVTKRQTVPIESITSADKAAFQQLLTDVQRAWSKQDMDELRQFVTPEMLNYFSAALADNTSQDIQNHVEDVVLLRAEILEAWTEQGTPYVTAGLRWSARDYNLSLTKQRGEPGYVVEGSKEKPTESGEAWTFTQSSDGKWLLSAIQQ; this is translated from the coding sequence TTGAATAGAACGACGATCATTACCGCGTGCATCATTCTGATGTCTCTCCTCGGAGCCCAGAACGTATCCCTTACGGGTGCGAAGGGCGGCTCATGGATCGGCCCTATGCTCTTCGGCGCAACGGAGAGCAGCGCGCAGAGCAGCGATGGCGATGCGCCTGCGACCGAACCCCGTACCACCAGCGGAGGACCAGGCTCCGGCGGGATTCTGCTGATGCTCCTGTTCCTGGGGGCCGCAGTCGTGTTGTACTATCTCAAAATCCAACGACCCTCCCTCCCGGATTTTTCCGGGGTCACTGGCCGCGACCCCTCCGTCGACAAGATCTCGACAAGGCGATCCGTCACCAAGAGACAGACCGTACCGATTGAGAGCATCACCTCCGCCGACAAGGCCGCCTTCCAACAACTCCTCACCGACGTGCAACGGGCCTGGAGCAAACAGGACATGGACGAGCTGCGGCAGTTCGTCACGCCGGAGATGCTGAATTACTTCAGCGCCGCCCTGGCAGACAATACCAGCCAGGACATCCAGAACCATGTGGAGGATGTGGTCCTCCTCCGTGCCGAAATCCTGGAAGCCTGGACCGAGCAGGGCACGCCATACGTCACGGCGGGACTGCGCTGGAGTGCCCGTGACTACAACCTCTCCCTGACGAAGCAACGGGGAGAACCGGGCTATGTCGTCGAGGGCAGCAAAGAGAAACCCACCGAATCAGGCGAAGCCTGGACCTTCACGCAATCCTCTGATGGAAAGTGGCTCCTCTCGGCAATCCAGCAGTAA
- a CDS encoding vanadium-dependent haloperoxidase: protein MRKWSYQVVAIFSAGLWALGSMSVAQAADAAAQAADTVIVRWNDVTLQAIRDTHPGPPIVARMLAVTHTCIYDAWAPYDALAVGTQLGKTLRQPVAERTEANKKKAVSFAAYRALVDLFPTEQAKFDLVMAEMGFDPTDRSTDTHTASGVGNVACQAVLAFRHHDGSNQLGDLAPGPYADYTGYVPVNDPDHINDPNRWQPLRISNGQGGFVTQKFIAPHWGKVVPFALRSADQFSPKDPNFYPQESAQYLKQAKQVLAYSANLTDREKVIAEYWADGPSSELPPGHWALCAQFVSRRDHHTLDQDVKMFFAMTNAVLDASVSSWHAKRVFDYVRPVSAIHFLFAGQQVKAWAGPGLGTRLIDGAAWQPYQATTFVTPPFAEYVSGHSIFSTSAARVLKGFTGSDHFGFSVTIPAGSSRVEPGLVPANDITLSWKKFSDAANEAGISRRFGGIHFIDGDLQARKMGRKIGRQALRKATAYFNGTIGTPFDESGRSNKEDEAEDQVEDK from the coding sequence ATGAGGAAATGGTCGTATCAAGTCGTTGCCATATTCAGTGCGGGTTTATGGGCCCTCGGGTCGATGTCCGTGGCGCAAGCTGCAGATGCCGCGGCACAGGCTGCGGATACGGTGATCGTCAGATGGAACGATGTGACGCTGCAGGCAATTCGCGATACGCATCCGGGACCGCCGATCGTGGCGCGGATGCTCGCCGTGACACACACCTGTATCTATGACGCTTGGGCTCCCTACGACGCCCTGGCTGTTGGCACGCAACTCGGAAAGACACTTCGCCAGCCGGTTGCAGAACGTACCGAAGCCAACAAGAAAAAAGCGGTGAGCTTTGCTGCCTATCGGGCCCTCGTCGATCTGTTCCCAACCGAGCAGGCCAAATTCGACCTCGTGATGGCGGAGATGGGGTTCGATCCGACTGACCGATCGACAGATACACACACGGCTTCGGGGGTTGGAAATGTAGCCTGCCAAGCGGTGTTGGCCTTCCGTCATCATGATGGGTCCAACCAATTGGGCGATCTGGCGCCGGGCCCCTATGCCGATTACACGGGATATGTGCCTGTGAACGATCCTGATCACATCAACGATCCCAATCGATGGCAGCCATTGCGAATCAGCAATGGGCAGGGAGGATTTGTGACGCAAAAGTTCATTGCGCCACATTGGGGGAAGGTCGTGCCGTTCGCGCTGCGATCGGCAGATCAGTTCTCTCCCAAAGACCCCAATTTCTACCCCCAAGAGTCGGCGCAATACCTCAAGCAGGCCAAACAGGTACTCGCCTACAGCGCGAACTTGACGGACCGTGAGAAGGTCATTGCCGAATATTGGGCGGACGGACCTAGCTCAGAACTGCCTCCTGGCCATTGGGCATTGTGTGCGCAGTTTGTGTCCCGTCGCGATCACCACACCTTGGATCAGGATGTGAAGATGTTCTTCGCCATGACAAACGCCGTCCTCGATGCGAGTGTGTCGTCGTGGCATGCGAAGCGGGTGTTTGACTATGTCAGGCCGGTATCGGCGATTCATTTCCTTTTTGCCGGACAACAAGTAAAGGCCTGGGCGGGGCCTGGGTTGGGTACGCGCCTGATTGACGGTGCGGCATGGCAGCCCTATCAAGCAACGACTTTCGTCACTCCTCCGTTTGCGGAGTACGTGTCCGGCCACAGTATCTTTAGCACCTCAGCGGCTCGTGTGTTGAAGGGGTTCACTGGCAGCGATCATTTTGGTTTCTCAGTGACGATCCCTGCAGGGTCGTCTCGCGTTGAGCCAGGGTTGGTGCCGGCGAATGACATCACGCTGTCGTGGAAAAAGTTCAGTGATGCGGCAAATGAAGCAGGAATTTCACGCCGCTTCGGGGGCATCCACTTTATTGATGGCGACCTTCAAGCTCGAAAGATGGGCAGGAAGATCGGCCGTCAGGCCTTGCGGAAAGCCACCGCGTACTTTAACGGGACGATAGGAACGCCGTTCGATGAGAGCGGCCGATCTAACAAGGAAGATGAGGCTGAGGATCAGGTAGAGGACAAGTAG
- a CDS encoding polymer-forming cytoskeletal protein, producing MWDTKKPKNKQSDAENFTVLGKDVTFKGIVYFEGTVQLDGCVEGEIHTTGVLVVGEHAEIRGTVSVGTLLSSGKIQGTVAAVDKVQLLKTAVQIGDVHTPAFSIEDGAYFKGFADMGHSPKAEESSQHSNGIPSQAIRHNNAGLRLAERESDYKQLAHNVETDELVH from the coding sequence CACCAAGAAACCGAAGAATAAGCAGAGCGATGCCGAGAATTTTACCGTCCTGGGCAAAGACGTCACGTTCAAAGGCATTGTCTATTTTGAAGGCACCGTCCAACTCGACGGATGCGTGGAAGGCGAGATTCACACCACGGGAGTGCTCGTCGTCGGCGAACATGCGGAGATCCGGGGGACCGTCTCGGTCGGCACGTTACTCAGCAGCGGGAAGATTCAAGGCACCGTGGCCGCGGTCGACAAAGTCCAACTTCTCAAGACCGCCGTGCAGATCGGCGACGTCCATACCCCGGCCTTCTCAATCGAAGACGGAGCCTATTTCAAAGGCTTCGCAGACATGGGCCACAGCCCTAAGGCCGAAGAATCCTCCCAGCACAGCAACGGGATACCCAGCCAGGCCATCCGGCACAACAACGCAGGCCTCCGCCTTGCGGAACGGGAATCGGACTACAAGCAGCTCGCGCACAACGTTGAGACAGACGAACTCGTTCACTGA